A window from Tenacibaculum singaporense encodes these proteins:
- a CDS encoding 6-pyruvoyl trahydropterin synthase family protein — translation MSKIRITKQFTFETGHALYGYDGKCKNVHGHSYKLSVTVIGSPITDTSNVKYGMVIDFGDLKKIVKEEIVDVFDHATVFNKNTPHVELAQELKDRGHHVILVDYQPTSEMMVIDFAKKIQDRLPEKIKLHAIKLQETDTSFAEWYASDN, via the coding sequence ATGAGCAAGATTCGAATTACCAAACAGTTTACTTTTGAAACTGGACATGCATTGTATGGTTATGATGGGAAGTGTAAAAATGTTCACGGACATAGTTACAAGCTTTCGGTTACCGTAATTGGATCTCCAATTACAGATACATCTAATGTGAAGTATGGAATGGTGATTGATTTTGGTGATTTAAAGAAGATTGTAAAAGAAGAAATTGTAGATGTGTTTGATCATGCTACAGTATTTAATAAAAACACACCTCATGTTGAATTGGCACAGGAGTTAAAAGACCGCGGACATCATGTGATTTTAGTTGATTACCAACCAACAAGTGAAATGATGGTGATTGATTTTGCTAAAAAAATACAAGATAGGCTTCCAGAAAAGATTAAGCTACACGCCATTAAGCTACAAGAAACGGATACTAGTTTTGCAGAGTGGTATGCTTCTGATAATTAA
- a CDS encoding enoyl-CoA hydratase/isomerase family protein has product MTTTRENGSLYTHIENKIATVEFGHPASNSFPSVLLERLANEFDKLSINNEVSVIVLKSEGDRAFCAGASFDELVAIDNLEDGKAFFSGFANVINAMRRCSKLIIGRVQGKTVGGGVGLAAACDYVLATEHASIKLSEFTIGIGPFVIAPAVERKISVSGLAELTLDATSWKNAYWAKEKGLYARVFETQTELDKEVEILSEKLASYNPEALAEMKRALWIGTEHWEELLIERAETSGKLVLSDFTKKALEKFKK; this is encoded by the coding sequence ATGACTACAACTAGAGAAAACGGAAGTTTATATACACATATTGAAAATAAGATTGCTACGGTTGAATTTGGGCATCCAGCAAGTAACTCCTTTCCAAGTGTGTTATTAGAACGTTTAGCAAATGAATTTGATAAGCTTTCAATTAATAATGAAGTTTCAGTAATTGTATTAAAATCAGAAGGAGATCGTGCTTTTTGTGCAGGTGCTTCTTTTGATGAGTTGGTAGCGATAGACAATTTAGAAGACGGAAAAGCTTTTTTTTCAGGTTTTGCGAATGTGATTAATGCGATGCGTCGTTGTTCGAAACTAATTATTGGGAGAGTACAAGGAAAAACTGTAGGTGGTGGAGTTGGATTAGCAGCCGCTTGTGACTACGTGTTAGCTACAGAACACGCTTCTATTAAACTTTCTGAATTTACAATAGGTATTGGTCCATTTGTAATTGCACCTGCCGTAGAACGTAAAATAAGCGTAAGTGGGTTAGCAGAATTAACTTTAGATGCTACCAGTTGGAAAAATGCTTATTGGGCTAAAGAAAAAGGGTTGTATGCACGTGTTTTTGAAACGCAAACAGAATTAGATAAAGAGGTTGAAATCTTATCAGAAAAACTTGCTTCCTATAATCCTGAAGCATTAGCTGAAATGAAAAGAGCCTTGTGGATTGGAACGGAACACTGGGAAGAACTATTAATAGAAAGGGCAGAGACATCTGGTAAATTAGTGTTGTCTGATTTTACCAAAAAAGCATTAGAAAAATTTAAGAAATAA
- a CDS encoding MATE family efflux transporter → MPALIAGVAEPLLSTTDLAIVGNIEYNATESIAAIGIVGAFLSMLIWVFGQTRSGISSIVSQYLGADKLDEIKNLPAQAIVIVLGVSALILGLSYPFAKEIFELYNASGTILDYSVEYYKIRVFGFPFTLFTIAVFGTFRGLQNTYYPMVIALIGTFINIVLDVVLVYGVEGFVPAMHIQGAAYASVVAQATMAIISGVLLIKKTDIPLGFSLPFNAEIPKFIVMVLNLFVRTIALNIALYFGTSYATDYGDAYIAAYTIGFNLWLMGAFMIDGYSSAGNILSGKLLGAKAYKTLVMLGNRLITYGFLFGLLLTVIGFVLYEFIGKVFTKEPIVLQEFYNTFWIILIMQPVCSIAFIYDGMFKGMGEMKYLRNILLLATGLVFIPTLLFFDSLDYKLYAIWIAFFLWMIARGTPLIIKFRRKFLPLAQKT, encoded by the coding sequence ATGCCTGCCCTAATTGCAGGAGTGGCAGAACCTTTACTTTCTACTACAGATTTAGCCATTGTGGGGAATATTGAATACAATGCTACCGAAAGTATTGCTGCGATTGGTATTGTAGGGGCCTTTTTATCGATGTTAATTTGGGTGTTTGGGCAAACACGCAGTGGAATATCATCTATTGTCTCTCAATATTTAGGTGCTGATAAACTTGATGAAATAAAAAACTTACCAGCACAAGCCATTGTTATTGTGTTAGGAGTAAGTGCGCTTATTTTAGGGTTGAGTTACCCGTTTGCAAAAGAAATTTTTGAATTATACAATGCTTCAGGAACCATTTTAGACTATTCTGTTGAGTATTACAAAATTCGTGTTTTCGGATTCCCGTTTACGCTTTTTACGATTGCTGTTTTTGGTACGTTTAGAGGTTTGCAAAACACTTATTATCCGATGGTAATTGCACTCATTGGAACGTTTATTAATATTGTACTAGATGTTGTTTTAGTGTATGGAGTAGAAGGGTTTGTTCCTGCTATGCATATTCAAGGGGCAGCATATGCAAGTGTTGTAGCACAAGCTACTATGGCAATAATTTCGGGGGTGTTATTAATAAAAAAAACAGATATTCCATTAGGTTTTAGCTTGCCATTTAATGCAGAAATACCAAAATTTATAGTGATGGTATTGAACTTATTTGTGCGAACCATAGCGTTAAATATTGCTTTATATTTTGGTACTTCCTATGCTACTGATTATGGCGACGCTTATATCGCAGCTTATACGATTGGTTTCAATTTATGGCTTATGGGGGCTTTTATGATTGACGGCTATTCTTCCGCAGGAAATATACTATCAGGTAAATTATTAGGAGCAAAAGCATATAAAACCTTAGTCATGTTAGGAAATCGATTAATTACTTACGGATTCCTTTTCGGACTCTTACTCACAGTTATTGGTTTTGTTTTATATGAATTCATAGGAAAAGTATTCACCAAAGAACCAATCGTTTTACAGGAGTTTTACAATACTTTTTGGATTATTTTAATTATGCAGCCTGTATGTTCTATCGCCTTTATTTATGACGGAATGTTTAAAGGGATGGGAGAAATGAAGTATTTGCGAAACATTTTATTATTGGCAACAGGATTGGTGTTTATACCTACCTTATTGTTTTTTGATTCATTAGATTATAAACTGTACGCCATTTGGATTGCTTTTTTCTTATGGATGATTGCTAGAGGAACTCCATTAATTATAAAGTTTAGAAGAAAGTTTTTACCACTTGCTCAAAAAACGTAA